In Tsuneonella dongtanensis, a single window of DNA contains:
- a CDS encoding MoaD/ThiS family protein produces the protein MADPDRQEAQLCVELCGKLAGVAGSEVLIAIPASGCTAADVMARVADCYPALAAELATGRIKACVNEAVVDPGARVMPGDTVALFPPVSGG, from the coding sequence ATGGCCGACCCGGATAGGCAGGAGGCGCAGCTTTGCGTGGAGCTTTGCGGCAAGCTTGCCGGAGTCGCGGGTTCCGAGGTCCTGATCGCCATTCCGGCATCCGGCTGTACCGCCGCTGACGTCATGGCGCGCGTGGCGGATTGCTATCCGGCGCTGGCCGCCGAACTTGCGACGGGGAGGATCAAGGCCTGCGTGAACGAGGCCGTTGTCGATCCGGGCGCGCGCGTCATGCCGGGCGACACGGTGGCACTGTTCCCGCCGGTGTCGGGCGGATGA
- a CDS encoding molybdenum cofactor biosynthesis protein MoaE → MTVEVELAGEPFAPADLLARFTAGLRGEGAVVSFSGHARGTSKDGNGVDALVLESYRGMTLRSMQDIAAAAMDRFEVTRCLVVHRAGRILPGEAIVFVATASAHRRAAFEAADYLMDRLKTEAVFWKREESADGDRWIEPTDADHADARRWTDER, encoded by the coding sequence ATGACGGTCGAAGTCGAACTCGCCGGCGAACCGTTCGCGCCGGCAGACCTGCTCGCCCGGTTCACGGCCGGCTTGCGTGGTGAAGGTGCAGTCGTCAGCTTCAGCGGGCATGCCCGCGGCACATCGAAAGACGGCAACGGCGTCGATGCCCTGGTGCTCGAAAGCTATCGCGGCATGACGCTGCGCTCGATGCAGGACATTGCCGCGGCTGCCATGGACCGGTTCGAGGTGACACGGTGCCTTGTGGTCCACCGGGCCGGTCGCATACTTCCGGGCGAAGCGATCGTCTTCGTGGCGACCGCCTCGGCGCACAGGCGGGCGGCGTTCGAAGCGGCGGATTACCTGATGGACCGGCTCAAGACCGAAGCGGTTTTCTGGAAGCGCGAGGAAAGCGCGGATGGCGACAGGTGGATCGAACCCACCGATGCCGACCATGCCGATGCGCGCCGTTGGACGGACGAGAGATGA
- a CDS encoding alpha-galactosidase encodes MTADLLALHTDEASLVLERDPERGLLWRHLGARVDAGELPPLAQTRGRATFSLDRDVSLAKVPPAGLGWFGPPMLEVRDPSGEALIFAPSTFDVSRDARRIVARAQDPVAGLDHELEIEIVAGGCFRFTASITNHGAAPVALERIASLQVPLPASAREIVSWRGRHNAELVECSEAMPQHRWERLSRRGISGHGGPPGVYVLDGDCSWHSGLAFALQLAWSGDSAIAIERDDEGYWTLGAEAVLAPGEIVIGVGETHRSPPAFLAISPRGRNGAMQQQHSAVRAMVQWPDGAMRPRPVHLNSWEACYFNHDAARIRRLTKAGADIGIERFVLDDGWFKGRRNDTSGLGDWEPDPAIYPDGLAPLAREVETMGMEFGLWVEPEMISPDSDLYRAHSDWALASPRRPQPTARNQLVVDMRRAEARDHLFERLDCILSQAPVSYLKWDHNRDHAPGGGAGQTLGTYDLLERLRKAHPAVEIEGCAGGGGRSDAGLAPYVHRYWTSDNIDAVARVSIQRGFQAFLPPEMMGSHVGASPAHVTGRSQSMAFRAAVACMGHFGVELDPDTLEDKDRAELARWIAFYKAWRHILHGNRTDLGEGPDSLRWQAQGTDVHKLLFCIRTDPAQDRRPQPLKLPFAASTSRWRVRLLEVAEPRGHVFPMAELFTRMQREPVEFTGSWLASAGLPIPTQRAESVAIFQLEAAG; translated from the coding sequence ATGACTGCCGATCTGCTCGCCCTCCATACCGACGAAGCGAGCCTGGTGCTCGAACGGGACCCGGAACGCGGACTCTTGTGGCGGCACCTCGGGGCGCGGGTCGATGCCGGTGAATTGCCCCCATTGGCGCAAACGCGCGGCCGGGCCACGTTTTCGCTCGATCGGGACGTTTCCCTGGCGAAGGTACCCCCGGCGGGGTTGGGCTGGTTCGGTCCTCCAATGCTGGAAGTCCGTGACCCATCGGGCGAAGCGCTTATCTTCGCCCCGAGCACCTTCGATGTCTCCCGTGATGCACGGCGGATCGTCGCCCGCGCGCAGGACCCGGTCGCCGGGCTCGACCACGAACTCGAGATCGAGATTGTCGCAGGCGGCTGCTTCCGCTTCACGGCTTCGATCACGAATCACGGCGCGGCTCCGGTGGCGCTTGAGCGTATCGCCAGCCTTCAGGTGCCGCTCCCCGCATCGGCCCGCGAGATCGTATCCTGGCGAGGGCGGCACAACGCCGAACTGGTCGAATGCAGCGAGGCCATGCCGCAGCATCGCTGGGAGCGACTGTCGCGCCGGGGCATTTCCGGCCACGGCGGCCCGCCGGGCGTCTACGTGCTCGACGGAGACTGCAGCTGGCATTCGGGACTGGCCTTCGCGCTGCAACTGGCGTGGTCGGGCGACAGCGCGATCGCCATCGAACGGGACGACGAGGGATACTGGACGCTCGGTGCCGAGGCCGTGCTGGCGCCGGGAGAAATCGTGATCGGCGTCGGCGAGACCCACCGCAGCCCACCTGCCTTCCTGGCAATTTCCCCGCGCGGGCGAAACGGCGCGATGCAGCAGCAGCACTCGGCCGTGCGGGCCATGGTGCAATGGCCCGACGGTGCTATGAGGCCGCGCCCGGTGCATCTCAACAGTTGGGAAGCTTGCTATTTCAACCATGACGCGGCGCGGATTCGCCGGCTGACGAAGGCCGGCGCGGACATCGGCATCGAGCGGTTCGTGCTCGACGACGGCTGGTTCAAGGGGCGTCGCAACGACACCTCGGGGCTGGGAGACTGGGAACCGGACCCGGCAATCTACCCTGACGGACTGGCCCCGCTCGCCCGCGAAGTCGAGACGATGGGCATGGAGTTCGGCCTATGGGTCGAACCCGAAATGATCAGTCCCGACAGCGACCTCTATCGCGCTCATTCCGACTGGGCCCTGGCTTCACCCCGTCGCCCGCAGCCGACCGCGCGCAACCAGCTGGTGGTCGACATGCGCCGCGCGGAGGCGCGCGATCACCTGTTCGAACGGCTGGACTGCATCCTGTCGCAGGCCCCGGTTTCCTACCTCAAATGGGATCACAACCGCGACCATGCTCCTGGCGGCGGGGCGGGGCAGACGCTTGGCACCTACGACCTGCTGGAGCGCCTCCGCAAAGCGCATCCCGCGGTCGAGATCGAGGGTTGCGCGGGCGGTGGTGGGCGCAGCGACGCCGGATTGGCGCCCTATGTCCACCGGTACTGGACAAGCGACAACATCGACGCGGTCGCCCGGGTCTCCATCCAGCGCGGGTTCCAGGCCTTCCTGCCGCCCGAGATGATGGGATCGCATGTCGGCGCCAGCCCGGCGCATGTCACGGGGCGAAGCCAGTCGATGGCATTTCGCGCAGCGGTCGCCTGCATGGGGCACTTCGGGGTAGAGCTCGATCCGGACACGCTGGAAGACAAGGACCGCGCCGAGCTTGCGCGCTGGATCGCGTTCTACAAGGCGTGGCGCCATATCCTGCACGGTAACCGTACCGATCTTGGCGAAGGGCCCGACAGCCTGCGCTGGCAGGCGCAGGGCACCGACGTTCACAAGCTGCTCTTCTGCATCAGGACCGATCCGGCCCAGGATCGCAGGCCGCAACCGCTCAAGCTTCCATTCGCAGCTTCGACTTCGCGATGGCGTGTTCGGCTGCTGGAGGTCGCGGAGCCGCGTGGACACGTCTTCCCGATGGCCGAACTGTTCACCCGCATGCAACGCGAGCCGGTCGAATTCACCGGTAGCTGGCTGGCGTCTGCCGGCCTGCCAATCCCCACGCAGAGAGCCGAGAGCGTGGCGATCTTCCAACTCGAAGCTGCCGGATGA